CGACCCGATGCAAGGCAACGGCGACCCGCGGATATTCCGCGCCACGCCCGGTGGCAGCGGCCGATCGCCCGCCCCCCGAAAGGAGCCTCGAGCCATGCAGACCGGACCGGTCCACACCGACCATGCACCCGCCGCCGTCGGCCCCTACTCCCAGGGATATTGGGCCGGCGAGCTGTTTTATTCCGCAGGACAGGTGGGGTTGGTGCCGTCCACCGGTCAGCTGGTGGGCGCCGACGTCGTCTCCCAGGCGGAGCGGGTGATGACGAACCTGGCGGCCGTGCTGGACGAGGCGGGGCTCGCCTTCGGAGACGTCGTGAAGACGACGATCTTCCTTGCGGACATGGGCGACTTCGGTGTCGTGAACGAGGTCTACGCCCGCCACTTCGAGCCTCCCTACCCCGCGCGCTCGACCGTCGCCGTGGGCGCGCTGCCCCTGGGGGCCCGCGTCGAGATCGAGGTGATCGGCCGGGCCCGGCCGGCCACCTGATCGGTCGGACCGGAATGACGACGACACGGATGACCGGGAGCGGATGGTGACTGGTGTCGCCTGCGGTCTTCAAAACCGTTACGGGGCGTTCACGCGTCCCGGGTGGGTTCGATTCCCACACGTTCCCGCCACCTTCGCGCTCGCGGCCCTGCTCCTGCTCGGCCACGCGCTGGACCCGTCGTCGCTGCGGGCGCAGGATCCGCCGCCTCCCCCGGCGGTCGCCGATTCGGTGCCCGCGGCAGCGACCCCCGCCGCCAACACGACGGGCCGCCCCCCCCCCATCTCCCCGCTCGGGGCCTTCGGCCGCTCGCTCATCCTCCCGGGCTGGGGACAACTGGAGGTCGGACGCCCGTCGCGCGGCGCCTTCTACTTCGCCGCGGAGTCCGTCTTCCTGTTCATGGTCTTCAAGTCCGACGCGCGGCTCTCCGCGGCGAAGGAGGAACTGCCGCTGAACGAAGAGCGGATCTCGAACCGTTCGGGGCAGCGGGAAAACTGGATCGTCCTCGCCGGGTTCATCGCCTTTCTGAGCGGTCTCGACGCGTGGGTGTCCACCCAGTTCTGGGACTTCGAGCCCTCTATCGGCCCGCCCGCCGATGGATCCGTCGGGATCGCCGTCGGTTTCAAGGTCGATTTCCCCTAGCAGCCCGTGGCACTCGAACCGGGCAGGGGTCCTGTGACGGGCCGCTAGCCGGGCCGCCGGTAGGACTCCAGGCGGATCTCGTCCGGCGTCACGACGGCGAAGCTGTTGTGATGGAGCCAATCCCCGGAGTTGAGGTAAAACCTCCCCGGGGCGACTTCCGCGACTTCCGGCCGGTGCGAGTGTCCGAACACGACCAGGTCGACATCCTCGTGAGCGGCCAGCACCTCGATGGCGTGCCGCGCAAGGAGCGAAGCACGGGGCGATTCCTTCCCGGCCCCTCCAGCCTGGGTCCGCCGCGTCCCGCTGGCAAGCCGGGCGAGTGGGAGCCCGAGGTCGGGGTGAACCCACCGGAAGAGTCCGCGTCCCACCGAACTCCGGGCGGCCCGGCGCAGAATCCGGTAGCCCCAGTCCGCGGGGCCGAGTCCATCCCCGTGCGCGATGTACGCACGCCGCCCTCCGATGCGTCGCCGCGCCGGCTCGGCGAGGATCTCGATGCCGACCTCATCGCGGAGGAAACTCCCCCCCCAGGCGTCGTGGTTCCCGCCCATGAACAGGATCCGCATGCCGCCTTCCACGAGC
This is a stretch of genomic DNA from Candidatus Palauibacter polyketidifaciens. It encodes these proteins:
- a CDS encoding RidA family protein encodes the protein MQTGPVHTDHAPAAVGPYSQGYWAGELFYSAGQVGLVPSTGQLVGADVVSQAERVMTNLAAVLDEAGLAFGDVVKTTIFLADMGDFGVVNEVYARHFEPPYPARSTVAVGALPLGARVEIEVIGRARPAT
- a CDS encoding UDP-2,3-diacylglucosamine diphosphatase, translating into MCERTVVVSDIHLGAVAEENARAFLAFLEEADRWGDELLINGDLFDFWFEYGQVIPRGQLDVLARLRRLVEGGMRILFMGGNHDAWGGSFLRDEVGIEILAEPARRRIGGRRAYIAHGDGLGPADWGYRILRRAARSSVGRGLFRWVHPDLGLPLARLASGTRRTQAGGAGKESPRASLLARHAIEVLAAHEDVDLVVFGHSHRPEVAEVAPGRFYLNSGDWLHHNSFAVVTPDEIRLESYRRPG